Proteins encoded by one window of Branchiostoma floridae strain S238N-H82 chromosome 6, Bfl_VNyyK, whole genome shotgun sequence:
- the LOC118417643 gene encoding centromere protein N-like produces the protein MDDNVLRKLLCRFKLPDLRQALEEWDCVAVDGEVFVGGRQKRVVVDRVLRACQLQGEEIGLEQLGALDLVYNKMYSRNRVWNAYHFTGHKKKQDDCTVSADVFQRSLGKQLFFYFRHILCVRQYSDALWVWLMVQEKVGSVWTPSNIVHMVYYPASPHIFTSTMKAEYKEYIKQALLLTLGYSKAQFMDLSGRDVESLAELAKRRHGQKDSSKGRHNQEDVSPESQTSRKRKKQGEESENEDVIQEDAEDRQWREDYTRETYGDEPQPTLENVVYKLHASFEHGGVAPGMDDQPFHMTVKFSGSNVLEGMKALGPAGIAEPPFPSYLESLPHIGKNTILLAEKRKPEDGDDSGKN, from the exons ATGGATGACAATGTCCTGAGGAAACTGTTGTGTAGATTTAAGCTGCCAGATTTGCGGCAGGCCCTGGAAGAGTGGGACTGTGTGGCAGTGGATGGGGAGGTGTTTGTGGGAGGGAGGCAGAAGAGAGTTGTTGTTGATCGGGTACTCAGAGCTTGTCAGCTTCAG gGAGAGGAAATAGGACTGGAACAGCTTGGAGCACTGGATCttgtgt atAACAAGATGTATTCAAGGAACAGAGTATGGAATGCATACCATTTCACTGGTCACAAAA AAAAACAGGATGACTGTACTGTTTCTGCAGATGTATTTCAAAGATCACTGGGGAAGCAGCTGTTCTTCTATTTTAGACAT ATCCTGTGTGTGAGACAGTACAGTGATGCCCTGTGGGTGTGGCTGATGGTACAGGAGAAGGTCGGTAGTGTGTGGACACCCAGTAACATCGTACACATGGTGTACTATCCTGCCTCTCCGCACATCTTCACTTCCACCATGAAAGCTGAGTACAAGGAATACATCAAACAG GCTTTGCTGCTGACCCTTGGGTACAGTAAGGCCCAGTTTATGGACCTGTCAGGGAGGGATGTGGAGTCTCTGGCAGAACTGGCTAAACGCAGGCATGGCCAGAAGGACTCCAGCAAGGGCAGACACAACCAGGAAGATGTCAGCCCAGAGTCTCAGACGAGCAGAAAGAGGAAGAAGCAAG GTGAAGAGTCAGAGAATGAAGATGTCATACAGGAAGATGCAGAGGACAGACAGTGGAGGGAAGACtacacaagggagacatatGGGGATGAGCCACAGCCCACACTGGAGAATGTAGTGTACAAG TTGCATGCAAGCTTCGAACATGGAGGGGTAGCACCAGGCATGGACGACCAGCCTTTCCACATGACAGTCAAATTCTCAG GCAGCAATGTGTTAGAAGGTATGAAGGCCCTGGGCCCAGCGGGGATAGCTGAACCACCTTTCCCCTCATACCTGGAGTCACTTCCACACATCGGCAAGAACACCATCCTTCTGGCGGAGAAGAGAAAACCAGAAGATGGTGATGATAGTGGCAAAAACTGA
- the LOC118417645 gene encoding COX assembly mitochondrial protein 2 homolog — MMLPNPEVSDNMHGDLSAHLHTDECNRLIQALQKCHIENPYGKFFGKCNEQNALMDRCLAQEREDNRRKNREKTQDKRKKMLEALQAKKAEGNVR; from the exons ATGATGCTCCCGAATCCGGAAGTTAG TGACAACATGCATGGTGACCTCTCCGCCCATCTGCACACTGATGAGTGCAACCGACTTATCCAAGCTCTACAGAAGTGTCACATAGAA AACCCGTATGGAAAATTCTTTGGGAAGTGCAACGAGCAGAATGCCTTGATGGATAGATGCCTTGCACAAGAG AGAGAAGACAACAGAAGGAAGAACAGAGAAAAAACTCAGGACAAGAGGAAGAAAATGCTAGAGGCATTACAAGCAAAAAAAGCTGAAGGGAATGTTAGATAA
- the LOC118417644 gene encoding enoyl-CoA delta isomerase 2, peroxisomal-like produces the protein MGSGDISVEVRGKVAIVSMDRGENRLNLKFLADLNAALDKVLSYPDVQAMVTTGVGKFYSNGIDLDWLMPQGPDVQRQFLDKFGEVKMRILTFPLPTIAAINGHCFAGGALLAVCHDYRVMRSKQGWFCMPEIYLELRFDPAMVSLLKRRLPGGDVQRDILLFGKRFPGEECARRGVVDAVCEQEQLLDQAVRMARECVGKSGFSRTMMKAMKEDVYREVVEVYQEEAKSNRDLVSDRRPPAKL, from the exons ATGGGCAGTGGTGACATTAGTGTGGAGGTGAGGGGGAAAGTGGCGATAGTGTCCATGGATCGGGGAGAGAACAGACTCAACCTCAAATTCCTGGCCGACCTGAATGCAGCATTGGACAAGGTACTCAG TTACCCAGATGTCCAAGCTATGGTCACCACTGGGGTGGGGAAGTTCTACTCCAATGGGATAGATCTGGACTGGCTGATGCCACAAGGACCGGACGTACAGCGGCAGTTTCTGGACAAGTTCGGAGAAGTGAAGATGAGGATCCTCACATTTCCCCTTCCTACCATCGCTGCTATTAATG GACACTGCTTTGCAGGCGGTGCCCTGTTGGCTGTATGTCACGACTACAGGGTGATGCGGTCCAAGCAAGGCTGGTTCTGCATGCCTGAGATATACCTCGAGCTGCGCTTCGACCCCGCAATGGTGTCACTGCTCAA GAGGAGGCTGCCTGGTGGTGATGTTCAGAGAGACATCCTGTTGTTTGGGAAGCGGTTCCCAGGAGAGGAGTGTGCCAGGAGGGGAGTGGTGGATGCTGTGTGTGAGCAGGAGCAGCTTCTGGATCAAGCTGTCAG AATGGCCCGTGAGTGTGTAGGGAAGAGTGGATTTAGCCGCACCATGATGAAGGCCATGAAGGAGGATGTGTACAGGGAGGTGGTGGAGGTGTACCAGGAGGAGGCCAAGTCTAATCGTGACCTTGTCAGCGACAGGCGACCACCGGCAAAGCTATGA